A section of the Pochonia chlamydosporia 170 chromosome 2, whole genome shotgun sequence genome encodes:
- a CDS encoding isoflavone reductase family protein (similar to Beauveria bassiana ARSEF 2860 XP_008597001.1) produces MIDAAIRVGVKRFIPTEYGNNTCSAASDLCPLYSDKAKTAAYLKAREETGLTWTAIHTGQFFDWGLKDGWLDYDLQNRKAVIYDSGNKLWSTTNIGTAAAAVVKVLQKPEETINRSVHVASFTVSQLQVLDALEQATGCKWKTEHMTSKEALDKAAELGTEDHSEGLKLLVLMLLYAEDADRGANFTTDGLLDNKILSCQKKR; encoded by the coding sequence ATGATCGATGCTGCAATTCGAGTCGGCGTCAAACGCTTTATCCCAACCGAATATGGCAACAACACTTGTTCTGCGGCCAGTGATCTGTGTCCACTGTACTCTGACAAGGCAAAAACAGCGGCTTATTTGAAGGCCAGGGAGGAAACTGGGCTCACTTGGACGGCCATCCACACAGGGCAATTCTTTGATTGGGGCCTCAAGGATGGCTGGCTCGACTATGACCTCCAAAACAGAAAAGCTGTCATTTACGACTCGGGCAATAAACTCTGGTCGACCACCAATATTGGAACTGCTGCCGCAGCCGTCGTCAAGGTATTGCAAAAACCTGAGGAGACAATCAATCGAAGTGTACATGTTGCCTCTTTTACTGTCTCACAGCTCCAAGTTCTAGATGCCTTAGAGCAAGCCACTGGATGCAAATGGAAGACTGAACATATGACCTCGAAAGAGGCTTTGGATAAGGCAGCTGAGCTGGGTACCGAAGACCACTCCGAAGGGCTTAAACTGCTTGTGCTCATGCTTCTGTATGCAGAGGATGCGGACCGAGGAGCCAATTTCACCACGGATGGGCTGCTAGATAATAAGATTTTGAGTTGCCAGAAGAAACGTTGA
- a CDS encoding tetratricopeptide repeat domain-containing protein → MSDSFNVSKAATDGSSGDFRPQEDPNRVTNFEVASKNPSLPCFAMGTHKRKPDFVGREDVLHQMDLALLPRRSSCSIDAGLGQPLIRAFALCGMGGIGKTQTAVEYAYSRKSKFDAILWVAADDKTMMAEVYDLAIRSLSNVWPFSVLETRFFTGRYKEYASLFPCVVRSKNAYNSVATLQTLEQKVASATLFNEAGWYWFKRGFQEESMEWFELVENICNDFEDKSRQDIAYLFRETHHNQGTAAGETNDTARFLKHAHIWLDLALERRTDDGKQVVDYELCMAYNETGVAHAMNGEYEVAITYFIKAIESFQSLPNYQDTMLGWAQSNIGFMHWMLGNYDDAERVLLEILDIYKTAFGYNDTNSFKTGKTLYALGNLYVSKGDL, encoded by the exons ATGTCTGACTCATTCAACGTCTCGAAAGCCGCTACGGACGGATCTTCGGGAGACTTCCGGCCACAAGAGGACCCTAATCGGGTGACAAACTTCGAGGTCGCTTCTAAGAATCCCAGTCTTCCATGTTTCGCCATGGGGACTCATAAGAGGAAACCGGATTTTGTAGGAAGAGAAGACGTTTTACACCAGATGGACCTAGCCCTACTACCGAGACGCTCAAGCTGTAGTATAGATGCCGGGCTAGGTCAACCGTTGATTCGAGCATTTGCTCTATGTGGCATGGGCGGTATTGGCAAGACCCAGACCGCCGTGGAGTATGCTTACTCCAGGAAGTCCAAATTCGACGCCATTCTATGGGTAGCAGCTGATGACAAAACCATGATGGCCGAGGTGTATGACCTGGCAATCAGGTCCCTATCCAATGTTTGGCCATTTTCAGTTTTGGAGACTCGCTTTTTCACAGGTCGCTATAAGGAGTATGCATCTTTGTTTCCATGTGTTGTTCGTTCGAAAAACGCTTATAACTCTGTTGCTACACTCCAAACATTAGAGCAGAAGGTAGCTAGTGCAACCCTCTTCAACGAAGCAGGATG GTATTGGTTCAAAAGGGGTTTCCAAGAGGAGTCAATGGAATGGTTCGAGTTGGTTGAGAACATCTGCAATGACTTTGAAGATAAATCACGTCAGGATATCGCTTACCTGTTCCGTGAGACCCATCATAACCAAGGCACAGCTGCTGGCGAAACAAATGACACTGCGAGGTTCTTGAAGCATGCGCATATTTGGTTAGACTTGGCTCTAGAACGAAGAACGGACGATGGAAAACAGGTCGTCGACTACGAATTATGCATGGCTTACAACGAGACAGGGGTAGCCCATGCCATGAATGGCGAGTATGAGGTTGCCATCACGTACTTTATCAAAGCTATCGAATCTTTCCAGTCTCTTCCGAACTACCAAGATACCATGCTGGGTTGGGCGCAATCCAATATTGGATTCATGCACTGGATGTTGGGAAACTATGATGATGCAGAGCGGGTGCTGCTGGAGATTCTCGATATCTACAAAACGGCATTCGGATACAATGATACCAACTCTTTCAA GACCGGTAAAACTCTTTACGCGTTAGGTAACCTTTATGTCAGCAAAGGAGATTTGTAG
- a CDS encoding C6 transcription factor (similar to Cordyceps militaris CM01 XP_006665875.1), which translates to MSGEVGRPLLSRRNGRPVACTPCRARKVACDHQRPICNRCRKRRQSDQCRYPEISTSSTTPTDDSPHAATGASSGPATNPVLPPRPPNLTSSSPSPGFFGFTSSTSIFEETESALALLLGSTHVGSPKPSGTEQNEVTISFGQLPVPLRETCLVVLRCLPGQSNEQMVYSGTSGEARGWADIAVGRIMQSLQVNFGDILAQGNAGLAAMSEILCSNTRRPMYDECVNSQEWLDQFCGKNLRWESIGLLWANLARISNVMDAMRNPILQFITEGKESMETARTCLENCIQLARHFTEANDLLLDLWKRFATLCSVIDGDAEMSSHAPHGVSVAMLTYMGLHVLENGPTYIPTLCSENKRRLAAMVFSGDKLGVAFTGRPPLISRRYYSTPLPLDIKDEDLAADEATLLKAFYSLDEEGWNTEGRLYPSTMMRARSIISFIRDELTEVALGKGVYVTIDQLLNIKERACATSSQFPSGLVYNPNEVDDMASDPKLVYLKIITHLDYLQNIFFAERLLLRHGHLDDGDLLVTSFEMVILTLKLWIHKDRFSDLSMLRNYEWLVMAYGAPGGGILCQELLYPTFSGTHHKNAELTRSSIVQQLSLLIGFLDWVRPCAPNGALCADAKTVIQRILDHHLNSTSGGEDIIDSMDWGVFPQPDFNFQLLDTFEWMRTDGG; encoded by the exons ATGTCTGGAGAAGTTGGACGGCCGCTTCTCTCGCGCCGTAACGGCCGACCCGTGGCCTGTACTCCATGTCGCGCTCGGAAGGTCGCTTGTGATCACCAGCGGCCAATCTGTAACCGATGTCGCAAGCGGCGACAGAGCGATCAGTGCCGGTATCCTGAGAtatcaacatcttcaacaactccgACAGATGATTCCCCTCATGCAGCGACGGGCGCAAGTTCAGGGCCAGCAACAAACCCAGTCCTTCCTCCACGGCCACCCAACTTGACCTCATCGAGTCCCAGCCCCGGATTCTTTGGTTTCACCAGTTCCACTAGTATTTTTGAAGAAACCGAATCGGCTCTTGCTCTTCTACTAGGCTCAACACATGTGGGAAGCCCCAAACCGTCTGGAACTGAGCAGAACGAGGTCACCATATCTTTTGGCCAACTGCCCGTGCCGCTACGGGAGACATGTCTCGTCGTGTTGCGATGCTTACCCGGTCAGTCAAATGAGCAAATGGTCTACAGTGGTACCTCAGGCGAAGCAAGAGGCTGGGCAGATATTGCAGTAGGGAGGATTATGCAGTCGTTGCAGGTCAACTTTGGTGACATTCTGGCTCAAGGAAACGCCGGCcttgcagccatgtcagaGATCTTGtgcagcaacaccagacgCCCGATGTACGACGAATGTGTCAACTCCCAGGAATGGCTGGACCAGTTTTGCGGCAAGAATCTCAGGTGGGAGTCCATCGGCTTGCTGTGGGCGAATTTAGCCCGTATTTCGAATGTCATGGACGCCATGCGCAATCCCATCTTGCAGTTCATCACAGAGGGCAAGGAGTCCATGGAGACGGCAAGAACCTGCTTGGAGAATTGTATACAGTTGGCGCGGCATTTCACTGAAGCAAACGATTTGCTTCTCGACCTTTGGAAGCGGTTCGCGACCCTGTGTTCAGTTATCGACGGCGATGCCG AAATGTCGTCTCATGCACCGCACGGTGTATCTGTCGCTATGCTGACGTACATGGGGCTGCATGTACTAGAGAATGGGCCTACCTACATACCGACCTTATGCTCTGAGAATAAACGGCGGCTCGCTGCCATGGTGTTTTCCGGGGACAAACTGGGCGTTGCGTTCACCGGCCGACCGCCTCTGATTAGCAGGCGCTATTATTCGACACCGCTACCACTTGATATCAAGGATGAGGACTTGGCCGCTGATGAGGCCACCCTATTAAAGGCATTCTATTCGTTGGACGAAGAGGGGTGGAATACCGAAGGTCGCCTATACCCATCTACCATGATGAGAGCGCGGTCCATCATCTCGTTTATTCGCGACGAGCTCACCGAGGTTGCGTTGGGAAAGGGCGTCTATGTGACAATCGATCAGCTACT AAACATCAAAGAAAGGGCCTGCGCTACATCATCCCAATTTCCATCAGGGTTGGTCTACAACCCCAACGAGgttgatgacatggcatcCGATCCGAAGCTAGTGTATCTCAAAATCATCACCCACCTAGACTACCTACAGaacatcttctttgccgagCGCCTACTCCTCCGACACGGTCATCTAGACGACGGAGACTTGCTAGTGACAAGCTTCGAGATGGTCATTCTCACATTGAAGCTGTGGATTCACAAAGACCGATTCTCTGACCTGTCTATGCTAAGAAACTACGAATGGCTT GTCATGGCCTACGGAGCCCCAGGAGGTGGTATTCTCTGTCAGGAGCTATTATATCCCACCTTCAGCGGAACGCATCACAAAAATGCCGAACTCACGCGGTCGAGCATCGTTCAACAGCTGAGTTTGTTAATTGGCTTCCTTGACTGGGTGCGACCTTGTGCACCGAACGGAGCGTTATGCGCTGACGCGAAGACTGTCATCCAACGAATTCTGGACCATCATCTGAATTCTACCTCTGGGGGAGAAGATATTATTGACAGTATGGATTGGGGAGTATTTCCGCAGCCGGATTTTAATTTCCAGCTGTTGGATACGTTTGAGTGGATGCGTACTGATGGAGGTTGA
- a CDS encoding NADH:flavin oxidoreductase/NADH oxidase (similar to Colletotrichum graminicola M1.001 XP_008093684.1), which translates to MSLDQPVTLPCGLLLKNRLAKASTTEQMGDCQNLPTSQQLHRAYRAWGNGGWGVVLTGNVQIDQRYFGAPHDLMIDPQLPEEKVLAAYKELAVSCNSNGTPAIVQLNHPGRQSPMGAGKRGYFEKSIAPSAVPMDLGASAMQRFLSSLVFGTPREMTQQDIDDVVARFVYSAKIAEKAGFAGVQIHAAHGYLLAQFLSAKTNLRTDKYGGSSANRAKIVVDIIKAIRAAVQPSFCVALKLNSVDHQASLDPAASTELKDVLEQAKLICDTGVDFLEISGGSYENPVFLGDGPNTQKRSTKTLARESFFLEFAKAIRAVVPDTVLMVTGGFRTRKGMQAAIAEGSCHLIGSARPAILRPSLPKDIINNEKVSDDDAKVMTPAVKTPWLVKHIGIKAVSAGVESSWYYGQMKKMGG; encoded by the exons ATGAGCCTCGATCAACCAGTAACTCTGCCATGCGGGCTCTTACTTAAGAACCGTTTGGCAAAGGCTTCAACAACCGAGCAAATGGGCGACTGTCAGAACCTGCCAACGTCCCAGCAACTTCACCGTGCTTATCGCGCGTGGGGTAATGGAGGCTGGGGAGTTGTGCTGACTGGAAATGTCCAAATTGATCAAAGATATTTCGGCGCACCTCACGACCTAATGATCGACCCCCAATTGCCCGAAGAGAAGGTCTTAGCCGCCTATAAAGAGCTCGCAGTTAGCTGTAACAGCAATGGAACACCGGCGATTGTACAATTGAACCATCCTGGCAGACAGTCTCCCATGGGAGCAGGAAAGAGAGGCTATTTTGAAAAGTCAATCGCTCCTAGCGCGGTTCCCATGGACTTGGGTGCCTCTGCCATGCAGAGATTTTTATCTTCGCTAGTATTTGGCACACCACGAGAAATGACTCAACAAGAtattgatgatgttgttgctcgGTTTGTCTACTCGGCAAAGATTGCAGAAAAGGCTGGATTTGCGGGTGTTCAAATTCACGCCGCACATGGATACCTACTGGCACAGTTTCTTTCGGCAAAGACAAATCTTCGAACTGACAAGTACGGAGGTTCATCTGCGAATAGGGCGAAGATTGTGGTAGATATTATTAAGGCCATTCGAGCGGCCGTACAACCATCGTTTTGCGTCGCGCTGAAGCTAAACTCAGTAGACCACCAAGCTAGCTTAGATCCAGCAGCGTCCACAGAACTGAAGGACGTACTTGAACAGGCCAAGCTCATTTGTGATACAGGAGTTGACTTCCTAGAGATCAGTGGTGGTTCATACGAAAATCCAGTG TTTCTTGGCGATGGCCCCAATACCCAGAAGCGATCTACGAAGACCTTAGCCAGAGAGTCATTCTTCCTAGAATTTGCCAAGGCCATCCGAGCGGTTGTCCCAGACACAGTCCTGATGGTAACAGGGGGCTTTCGCACAAGGAAAGGGATGCAAGCAGCAATTGCAGAAGGCTCTTGCCACTTGATCGGATCTGCTCGACCGGCCATTTTGAGGCCCTCACTCCCAAAGGACATTATTAATAATGAGAAAGTatctgatgatgatgccaaagttATGACACCGGCTGTTAAAACTCCTTGGCTCGTCAAACACATCGGCATTAAAGCTGTGTCTGCCGGAGTCGAGAGT TCGTGGTACTATGGCcaaatgaagaagatgggcgGATAG
- a CDS encoding acetylcholinesterase precursor (similar to Pyrenophora tritici-repentis Pt-1C-BFP XP_001936766.1), whose product MNWLQSSKVLATLLIVGNFVGHAYASNITALPVIDLGYEIYQASSFNTTSDYYTFSNIRYAAPPVGDLRFAAPQPPSINRSSVQTGFPDRICYQALPKWLRISPQFTARYLNGESEFNSSSFNASASQPDPRETEDCLFLDVSVPKAVLDASKGYGAPVLVWIHGGGYTVGSKTDSGNPAGLIRLSENSTESGVIFVSINYRLGAFGFLPGPTVQANGTTNAGLYDQRMALEWIQSNIAKFGGDPKRVTVIGESAGAGSILHQVMAFGGKTAPFAQAIPQSPAFYPMVSNRYKEGILSTFLNYANASSIQNARSLPAAILQAANLRQVEESKYGLFTFGAEIDGNFIPGPPAELLQQGRFDKNVRLMIGHNADEGLLFTSPFLKNELDLQQSVVNWLPTLKSAPETVDYLLNNLYRGENGTTGPRNYIDRMAKFIGDAYFACNAFFLAKAYQDTSYAYQFSVPPALHGDDLRYTFYNGPSHLVSSPETALKMQQYIINFAAHGHPNGPGLPTFGTFGNEGRTLVLNSTEVYEVFDKSMAVRCPWWERGLYF is encoded by the exons ATGAATTGGTTACAATCCAGCAAAGTATTGGCCACTTTACTCATTGTTGGCAACTTTGTGGGCCATGCCTACGCCTCCAACATAACCGCCCTACCTGTCATCGACCTAGGCTACGAGATATACCAAGCTTCATCCTTCAATACCACCAGTGACTATTACACATTTTCTAATATCCGCTATGCTGCACCACCGGTAGGCGATTTGAGGTTTGCCGCACCACAGCCCCCGTCGATAAACCGTTCAAGCGTGCAGACTGGCTTTCCCGATCGCATCTGCTATCAAGCTCTTCCCAAATGGTTGAGAATTTCGCCCCAATTTACAGCACGTTATCTAAACGGCGAAAGCGAGTTCAATTCATCTTCGTTCAACGCATCTGCTTCGCAGCCAGATCCTCGCGAGACTGAGGATTGCCTCTTCCTAGACGTCTCTGTTCCCAAGGCCGTGCTTGACGCGAGTAAGGGTTACGGCGCACCTGTGCTGGTCTGGATTCACGGTGGTG GATATACGGTTGGTTCCAAGACTGATTCAGGGAACCCAGCGGGCCTGATTCGACTAAGCGAAAATAGTACTGAATCAGGAGTAATA TTTGTTTCCATAAACTACCGCCTCGGGGCCTTTGGATTCCTGCCCGGGCCAACAGTCCAGGCCAATGGAACTACGAACGCCGGACTGTACGACCAGCGCATGGCCCTAGAATGGATACAAAGCAACATTGCAAAATTTGGGGGCGACCCAAAACGCGTCACTGTCATAGGTGAATCTGCAGGAGCCGGttccattcttcatcaagttATGGCATTTGGCGGCAAGACCGCGCCGTTTGCGCAGGCCATTCCTCAGTCTCCAGCGTTTTACCCCATGGTATCAAATAGATACAAAGAGGGTATTCTGTCTACATTTCTCAACTACGCAAACGCGTCAAGTATACAAAATGCACGCAGCCTGCCAGCGGCTATACTACAAGCCGCGAACCTTCGTCAAGTTGAGGAGTCTAAATACGGCCTATTCACGTTTGGAGCAGAAATCGATGGCAATTTTATTCCAGGGCCGCCGGCAGAACTGCTTCAACAGGGACGATTTGATAAGAATGTTCGATTGATGATTGGACATAATGCAGATGAGGGCCTGTTATTCACAAGCCCGTTCTTGAAGAATGAGTTGGATTTGCAGCAGTCAGTGGTCAATTGGCTGCCTACTTTGAAGAGTGCACCAGAGACGGTAGATTATCTGCTAAACAACTTATATCGAGGCGAAAATGGAACAACCGGACCCAGAAACTACATCGATCGTATGGCAAAGTTCATTGGCGACGCTTACTTTGCTTGTAACGCCTTCTTCCTGGCCAAAGCATATCAGGATACATCGTACGCATACCAATTCTCCGTTCCACCGGCGTTGCATGGCGACGATTTGAGGTATACTTTCTACAACGGTCCGTCACATCTAGTGTCTTCGCCGGAAACAGCATTGAAGATGCAGCAGTacatcatcaactttgccgcaCATGGCCACCCAAATGGCCCTGGTCTGCCTACATTCGGGACATTTGGCAACGAGGGCAGAACATTGGTGCTGAATTCTACGGAAGTTTATGAAGTATTTGACAAGAGTATGGCGGTGAGATGCCCATGGTGGGAAAGGGGGCTCTATTTCTAA
- a CDS encoding FAD linked oxidase domain-containing protein (similar to Togninia minima UCRPA7 XP_007917725.1), which translates to MAHKFDDLRNTVKGVVLTPGDDGYDESLKRWSHAAIKPAAVVVQPDNVEEVSKTIRYATANKIPLTAMSGGHATSGSSSSDGGMVIDLRRIDSVTVDPAQKTVTFGGGCRWSQVDEACAEHGLGTVGGTVNHTGVGGFILGGGMGWLTPKYGLTIDNLLSTEVVLADGRIVNASENENEDLFWALRGAGQNFGIVTKFTLKIYPVSTVYAGPVIFTLDKLPAIVDFANWFHNNNTGDEAFWAGVCGSAPGAPGPVILCMTFKTGTQQQGEEFFKPLLDIGPINVMAAEMPYHKANDMIPPFEDRVRRLQGGANFVMPLDVEFVKSIADEFVEFVDEKGIGDGSMCMFECLPWTKVITVPRSATAYPSRGHFYHLATVFMWQDEKMDGEVRQFQRRLLAKVREKGYQGEGGQYANYDGEAIDPNRAFGENLERLRVLKKKYDPDNVFYKWHSLWAKE; encoded by the exons ATGGCACACAAGTTTGACGACCTTCGCAACACCGTCAAAGGCGTCGTCCTCACACCCGGCGACGACGGATACGACGAGTCTCTCAAAAGATGGAGTCACGCGGCTATTAAACCCGCCGCCGTTGTCGTCCAGCCAGacaatgtggaagaagtttccAAGACGATCAGATatgccacagccaacaagATCCCTCTCACGGCCATGAGTGGCGGGCACGCAACCAGCGGCTCGTCCTCTTCAGACGGCGGCATGGTTATTGATTTGCGCCGCATTGATTCCGTTACTGTCGATCCCGCACAAAAGACCGTGAcctttggtggtgggtgCAGATGGAGCCAAGTTGATGAGGCATGTGCTGAGCATGGGCTTGGCACTGTTGGTGGAACAGTGAACCATACTGGCGTGGGTGGATTTATTCTCGGTGGCGGAATGGGCTGGTTGACGCCCAAGTATGGCCTTACTATTGATAACTTGCTCAGCACGGAGGTGGTTCTTGCGGATGGGCGGATAGTAAATGCATCtgagaatgagaatgagGACCTATTCTGGGCTTTACGTGGTGCCGGGCAAAACTTTGGT ATTGTCACCAAGTTCACTCTCAAGATATACCCCGTCAGCACAGTGTACGCCGGCCCCGTCATCTTCACACTCGACAAACTTCCCGCGATAGTCGACTTCGCCAACTGGttccacaacaacaacaccggCGACGAAGCCTTCTGGGCAGGCGTATGCGGATCTGCCCCCGGTGCGCCCGGCCCAGTCATCCTTTGCATGACCTTCAAGACGGGCACCCAGCAACAAGGCGAAGAGTTCTTCAAACCACTTCTGGATATCGGGCCCATCAACGTAATGGCCGCTGAAATGCCGTACCACAAGGCAAATGACATGATTCCCCCGTTTGAAGATCGCGTGCGTCGACTTCAGGGCGGGGCGAACTTTGTCATGCCCCTGGATGTCGAGTTTGTGAAGAGCATTGCAGATGAGTTTGTGGAGTTTGTTGACGAGAAGGGGATTGGCGATGGGTCGATGTGCATGTTTGAGTGTCTACCGTGGACGAAGGTTATTACGGTGCCGAGGAGTGCGACGGCGTATCCGTCGAGGGGGCATTTTTACCATCTTGCGACGGTGTTTATGTGGCAGGatgagaagatggatgggGAGGTTAGGCAGTTTCAGAGGAGGTTGCTGGCGAAGGTGAGGGAGAAGGGGTACCAGGGCGAGGGTGGGCAGTATGCTAATTATGATG GTGAGGCGATTGATCCGAATAGAGCGTTTGGTGAAAACTTGGAGAGATTAagggtgttgaagaagaagtatGATCCGGATAATGTGTTTTACAAGTGGCATAGCTTATGGGCGAAGGAGTGA
- a CDS encoding methyltransferase type 11 (similar to Metarhizium acridum CQMa 102 XP_007812696.1), whose translation MSATPEQRGIHSSWIDNAEFWDTNIGLHGNKYWQQLQKPSLERLVPIQPGCKALDLATGNGLVARWLASKGASVVASDGSEEMLKHASRRSSPEEADRISYRKLDVTLPEAFEEFLQSEPARGGFDVVTCNMALMDISDLEPMANALPKLLKKGGIFFATMLHPVFFTSGATRFVEVVTNEETGEYYNTRGKVIREYREKAPWRGVAVNGQPAFQLYFHRPLDVLLGTFFKTGLVMDNMEELYFEKQDAIKERPESSANYTQIPAIMVMRFRNM comes from the exons ATGTCGGCCACCCCCGAACAGCGAGGAATCCACAGCTCCTGGATTGACAATGCTGAGTTCTGGGACACAAACATCGGCCTTCATGGCAACAAGTACTGGCAGCAGCTCCAGAAACCTTCTCTAGAGCGACTCGTTCCCATACAGCCAGGTTGCAAGGCCCTCGATCTCGCCACTGGAAATGGCCTTGTAGCGCGCTGGCTCGCGAGTAAAGGCGCCTCGGTCGTCGCATCAGATGGCAGTGAGGAGATGCTCAAACATGCAAGTCGAAGGAGCTCGCCGGAGGAGGCGGATCGAATCTCGTATCGCAAGCTGGACGTGACTCTGCCCGAGGCATTTGAGGAATTTCTCCAATCTGAGCCTGCG AGAGGAGGATTCGACGTCGTGACATGTAACATGGCACTTATGGACATTTCCGACCTAGAGCCAATGGCGAATGCACTTCCTAAACTATTGAAGAAAGGCGGCAT CTTCTTCGCAACTATGCTTCACCCGGTATTCTTCACGTCCGGCGCAACACGCTTCGTGGAAGTCGTCACGAACGAGGAAACAGGCGAATACTACAATACTCGAGGCAAAGTTATTCGAGAGTATCGCGAGAAGGCTCCATGGCGGGGTGTCGCAGTCAATGGCCAGCCTGCATTCCAG CTATACTTTCATCGCCCGCTTGACGTCTTGTTGGGGACATTCTTCAAGACGGGCTTGGTCATGGATAATATGGAGGAACTGTACTTTGAGAAGCAGGACGCGATTAAGGAAAGGCCCGAGTCGTCTGCGAATTATACACAGATTCCGGCTATTATGGTTATGAGATTTCGCAACATGTAG